The nucleotide window TCAATATGGACGTCGACGCCTTCGGCAATGAGTTCTTTGACCCAGCCGTCCACCGGTCCGTCTGCCAGCGAGTGAGTGTGGATTCTTTGTGGATCCAAGGCTTTCACCTCGTCCAGCAGTTCCCGGTTGCGGCCGGTACCTAGAACCATGGGCGCCCCCAACGCCAATGCGAACAGCGCCACCCCTAAACCTAGAGTCCCGCTGATTCCGTTGATGAGGACAGTTGTCGTCGGCCCAACTCCCGCCTTGCGGAGGGCGGCAAAGCCCGTCCCTAGGTATCCCAGCCGGGCTCCGGTCTCGAAGCTGATGCTCTCGGGCAAGCGCACCAGCGAATACTGCGGTGCGATGGTGTATTCGGCGAGGCCGCCGTAGGGATACCGGTCGAGCATGATTCCGCTGGACGGGGTCAGACCGAAGTATCCGGAGAAAGCAAAGTTCTGGCAGTGCATGCGATTATTCGACCGGCACTCACGACATGAATCGCAGTAGCGGCCGGGATTGACATAAACGCGATCACCGGGCTTAAAGCCCTTCACATCTGTACCGACCGCGTCCACCACACCCGCGGGATCCAGTCCGAAGATGGCGGGCAAAGAGGGGAGCGGATTCTGTGGAAACCAGGTCGTCCAGTTCTGCAGGACATTGGCCAGATTGGGCACGATATTGCAGGCTTTGACTCGAACCCGCACATCCGACGGACCAGGCTCGGGCGTCGGTATTCGCTCAAGCAACATCGGTGCGCTGACATCGTGCATCCTTGCTGCCAGCATCGTCTCTGTCATGTTCGCTCCTGAAGACGTATGGAATAAGAAACCGGCTAAGGAGTGGGAGGACCAGTTGGAACCTCTCCAGAATGACCTCGAAAGCCTGTCCCAAGAGTGTCGTATGTCACAGGAGCGCACCTCTAGGAAGATCCCGCTGAGCGGGAAAACTGCTGACGCGGCTATGGACTTTCGGCATCATCCGGAGAGTCGCTGCCGCGGATTCTGGTGAAGGATGCCGGTTCGCGCGGTGGTCTTCATATTCGCGGCCCGACAGCAAATTCGGCGTTCCGCGGCTAGGACCAGGCGACGACGAGGCGGGCGGCTTGTTGGGGGATGGTGACGTCGATGCCGGTGAGGTCTGAGAAGCGGCGGAGCCGGTTCATAAGGGTGTTGCGGTGGCAGAAGAGCTGGTCGGCGGACTGGGCGATGCTGCCGGTGGTTAGATAGGAGCGGACTGCTTCCTCCAGCCGAGTCCGTTCCACCGGTCCACTTTGAGCAAGCGCCGATTCGACGTCAGGGACGACGGGGACGCCGGTTTCCGAGAGGCGGTATCGGGCCAGTCGGGCCCAGGCGTTGCGCATAGTGAGCGCCTGCTGGTCGCTGTCTTCAACCAGGGAAGCCAGAGCCCGGGCTGCCTGGGCGGCGACGCGCAGGTCAGCTAGTCCGCGGACTTGTTCAACCAGGCCGCACCTGATCTGCCGAACCTGCTCGATGGCTTCGCGGACTGCGCTGCCGGGGCGGTCGTCAGCTGCCCAAAACGCGACCAGTCCGTCGGGCAGCGGGTGGGTGAATACCTCCGTGCCACGACGGGAAGCCGCGGCAATGACGACGCGGAGGGCGGCGGCGTCGTCCGTTGTTGCTGCTGCCACGACGAGGGGAGCGTCTTCGTCGATGCCGAGTTCGTTGGCGATGCGGGTGAGCATTTGCGGGGCCGGGCTGACCGGGCCGAACATGGTGGCGACGTGGCCCTGCCGCACGGAGGATGCTTCCTGGGCCATGCGCTGGCGCTCGGCGATGTAGGTGGCCTGGGTCTGGGCGGCGTAGGAGTCCACCACCTGCCACACGGTCTCGGCCCGGCGGACCAGCAGCTCGGCGTCGCCCGGATCCGCCAGAGCCATGAGCTCGCCCCAGATAACGGTGAAGTCGATCCGGATGGCCGTCATGAGCGATTCCACGGGGATTCCGGCGCGGGCGCGGGAGACGCCGACGTCGAGGGAGATGTTCTGCCGCTCGGCCACAAGCCGGTCGCTGTCCGCACCCGGGCGCAGGCTTTCGATCAGCGAGGCGAACGAGGCGGCGCCGGTGCGGCGGATCTCGCTGGCGGGCAGGACGCCGTCCCGGTAGTCGTCCAGCTGCAGGACGCGCTCGATGAACTGGTCCGTCAGCACGTCCACAGAGAGCTGGTCGAGCAGGCCGTTCCAGCGGGCGGCCGACGCGGCGTCGTCGTCGTTCTTTTGTTTCCTGGGTATTGCCATGGTGTTATCCGCCCCGATTTTTGTGCTTTTGCACATTCTAGCCGTCGAAACCCGCGACTTTTCGTGCGGGTGTGATGCGGCGCACTCTGGCAGGCTGGATGCATTCCCAGTCCGTTGCGCACCGTTCGGCGCAACGGGCACGTCCGTACACCAAGCGTGGAGGCACCATGTCACAGACCCTGAACCTCGAGGCCGGGGCTACCCGGAAGATTACCGACAAGGAGGCGATGAAGGTCTCCATGGGCGCCCTCATCGGCACCGCGATGGAGTGGTACGACTTCTTCCTCTTCAGCGCCGCGGCTGCGCTGGTGTTCAACGTCCAGTACTTCGCCAACGAGAACGCCACGGCGGCGGCGCTGGCTTCCTTCGCCACCTTCGGCGTGGGCCTGGTGGCGCGTCCGCTGGGCGGCATGTTCTTCGGTGCGATGGGTGACAGGATCGGCCGCCGCAAGACGCTGATGGTCACGATTGTGGGTATCGGCGCGGTAACCGGTCTGATCGGCCTGCTCCCGACCTACGCTGCCATCGGCATTGCTGCTCCGGTGCTGCTGGTGCTGCTGCGCGTGTTCCAGGGCCTGTTTGTGGGCGGCGAGTGGTCCGGTGCGATGACCATTGTGGTGGAGAACGCGCCGCTGGAGCGCCGTGCCCGCTACGCGGCAATGCCGCAGATTGGTTCGCCCATCGGCACCATCCTCTCCTCGGGTGGCTTCTTCCTGATGACGCTGTTCTTCTCGCAGGAGAGCTTCAACTCGTTCGGCTGGCGCATCCCGTTCCTGGCCGCCATCCCGATGCTCCTGATTGCTCTCTACATCCGCAGCCGGCTCGAAGAGTCCCCGGTCTTCACCGAGCTGATGGAGCACGACCAGGTGGAGAAAGCCCCGATTCGCACCACGCTGCGGGAGTCCTGGAAGCACATCATCATCGGCATGGCCGCGGCCTTGCTGGGCGTCGGCGGTTTCTACCTGGTGACCGCGTTTGTGGTCTACTACGGTGTGGCCATCCTGGGCTATTCTCCCCGGCTGATGCTGCTGGGCGGCATGATCGCCGCCATCGTGGAAATCCCCATCCTGATCCTGGGCGGACGGCTGGGCGAGCGGTTCGGCTGCAGCCGCGTGATCCTGGTGGGCGGCATCGCCTCCGCCATTGCCGCAGTTCCGTCCTTCATGCTGGTGGCCAGCGGCAACCCCGTGCTGGTGGTCATCGGCATGGTCCTCGCGGTGGCAACGCTGTCCTTCCCGTACGCCGCCTCCGGCACGGTGCTGACCGGCCTGTTCCCGGCCCGCACCCGCTACACCGGCGTGGGCTTCGCGCAGAACACCGCCGGCATGCTCTCCGGCTTCGTGCCGCTGCTGGCCACCGGCATGGTGGCCGCGGCCGGAAACCACTGGTGGCCGGCCGCCGCGATGCTGGTGTTCCTGAGCCTGTTCACCGCCGTCGCCGGTGCCGTGGCCCCGCGCATGAGCGTGGACCTGCCCGGCTTCAAGCACTAAATTCAACGTACGACGACGACCTGCCGCCGAGGCTCGATCCGCTTCCGGCGTCGACCTTCCTGATGAAAGAGCTCCACACTATGTCCCAGTCAGCCGGCCACCTGATAGTCCGCCAGCTTGAGGCGCACGGCGTCCGCCGCGTGTATTCCGTCCCGGGGGAGAGCTTCCTCGACGTGCTGGACGGGCTGCACGATTCGCCCGTGTCCACGGTGGTCTGCCGCCAGGAGGGCGGCGCCGGGTTCATGGCGCTGGCCGAGGGGCGCAAGACCGGCATCCCGGGGATCGCGATGGTCACCCGCGGTCCGGGCGCGGCGAACGCGATGATCGCCGTGCATACCGCGTGGCAGGACGCGACGCCGCTGGTGCTCTTCGTCGGGCTGATCCCGGTGGCGGACCGGGGCCGGGATTCGTTCCAGGAGTTCAGCCTGGAGGGCTGGTTCTCGACGACGGCCAAGCGTGTGGTGGTGCTCGACGACGAACACCGCGCGGCGGAGACCGTGGCCGAGGCGATGCAGCTGGCGGTCTCCGGCCGGCCCGGGCCGGTGGTGATCGGGCTGCCGGAGGACGTGCTGGTCCGGCTGACCGACGCCGACGTGGTTCCGCCGCGCGCGCTGGCAACTGCGGTGCCGCCGCGGGCCGCGATGGAGGAACTGACCGGCCGGCTGGCCGCAGCCGACCGGCCGCTGATTGTGGCCGGCGGGGACGGCTGGGGCGACGACGGTACAAAGCTCGCCGGGTGGGCGGCTGACGCGCAGGTTCCGGTGGCCGCGGACTGGCGGGCGTACGACGTCGTTCCGCATGGTTCTCCGGCGTGGGCGGGCTGGCTGGGCTACGGCCGCGCGGACACGCTGGCTGCCCGGCTGGACGAGGCGGACCTGCTGGTGTTTGTCGGGTGCGGGCGGACCGATGTGCTCAGCGACGGCTACACCAAGGGATTCAAGGCGCCGACCGTGCTGGTGCTGCCGGACCCGGATGCCGCGACGCATTCCGGCCGGATCGACCTGCATCTGGCCGTGCCGCCGTCGTCGTTCGTTGCGGCTTTGCCGGCCGCCGCGGAGGCGCGCGGGAGCCGGGGGAGCAGCTGGATGGAAGCTCTCGCCGAGGACCAGCGCCGGTACGCCACCCCGCGGCCGGATAACAGCCCCGGCGTGGACCTGGGCGTGGCCTTCGGCGTGCTGGAAGACCGGCTGCCCGCGGACAAGGTGGTCACGTACGGCGCCGGCAACGCGACGCTCTGGGGTCACCGCTACCTGACGCACCACGGGTTCGGCTCGCTGATCGGGCCGCGCAACGGGGCCATGGGGCTGGCCGTCCCGGCCGCCGTTGCTGCGTCGCTGATCGAGCCGGAGCGGCAGGTGGTGGCGGTCTGCGGCGACGGCGACTTCCTGATGAACGCGCAGGAACTGGCCGTGGCGGCGGCGCACGGTGCCGCCCCGCTGGTGATCGTGGTGGACAACGGTATCTACGGCACCATTGTGCTGCACCAGCGCAACCACTACCCGGACCGGCCGTCCGGCACCTCGATGTTCAACCCGGACTTCGCCGACTGGATCCGCAGCTTCGGCGGGCACGGCGAACGGGTCGAGACGACCGCCGAGTTCGGGCCCGCGCTGGATCGTGCGCTGGCCAGCGGGCGGCTGGCGCTGCTGCACCTGGTGACCGATCCGGAGACGATGCCGCCGGGCACCGCGAATGGGCCGGAAGAGCTGGCCGAGGTTGCCGTGGAAGAGGGCGCGCGATGAAGTTGGACCTGATCCTGCGCGACGCCGACATAATCACCCTCGAGGCCGACCGTCCCCGGGCAACATCTGTGGGCGTGCTGGGCGGGCGGATCGCCGGCTTCGACGAGGAGCTTGAGGGGTGCACGGCCGAGCGGGAAGTCTCGCTGGGCGGCGCCACCGTGGTCCCCGGCTTCATCGACGCCCACTGCCACACCACCTGGTGGGGGCTGGGTCTGGGCGCCGTCGAACTGGAGCAGGCGCGAGGCCTCGAGGAACTCTATGCGCTGCTCGAAGCCGAGGTCCAAAGGCTGGATGCGCTGCCCGGCGGCGCCCCCGACGCTTGGGTCAACGGCACCGGCTTCAACCACAAGCACCACGGCGGGGCCTTCCCTGACATCCGCCGGCTTGACGCGATCACCGGCGACCGGCCGCTCTAC belongs to Arthrobacter crystallopoietes and includes:
- a CDS encoding alcohol dehydrogenase catalytic domain-containing protein — protein: MTETMLAARMHDVSAPMLLERIPTPEPGPSDVRVRVKACNIVPNLANVLQNWTTWFPQNPLPSLPAIFGLDPAGVVDAVGTDVKGFKPGDRVYVNPGRYCDSCRECRSNNRMHCQNFAFSGYFGLTPSSGIMLDRYPYGGLAEYTIAPQYSLVRLPESISFETGARLGYLGTGFAALRKAGVGPTTTVLINGISGTLGLGVALFALALGAPMVLGTGRNRELLDEVKALDPQRIHTHSLADGPVDGWVKELIAEGVDVHIDALGPGADHSVFNEGLKSLRRGGVAVNIGATAGPVPIDVHHMMDQQQKLIGSCWFSAGEGQAMVDMAASGAVDLSVFEHIVYPLEQVNDAISGISVRNGGFSNFIISPS
- a CDS encoding helix-turn-helix domain-containing protein, which encodes MAIPRKQKNDDDAASAARWNGLLDQLSVDVLTDQFIERVLQLDDYRDGVLPASEIRRTGAASFASLIESLRPGADSDRLVAERQNISLDVGVSRARAGIPVESLMTAIRIDFTVIWGELMALADPGDAELLVRRAETVWQVVDSYAAQTQATYIAERQRMAQEASSVRQGHVATMFGPVSPAPQMLTRIANELGIDEDAPLVVAAATTDDAAALRVVIAAASRRGTEVFTHPLPDGLVAFWAADDRPGSAVREAIEQVRQIRCGLVEQVRGLADLRVAAQAARALASLVEDSDQQALTMRNAWARLARYRLSETGVPVVPDVESALAQSGPVERTRLEEAVRSYLTTGSIAQSADQLFCHRNTLMNRLRRFSDLTGIDVTIPQQAARLVVAWS
- a CDS encoding MFS transporter; its protein translation is MSQTLNLEAGATRKITDKEAMKVSMGALIGTAMEWYDFFLFSAAAALVFNVQYFANENATAAALASFATFGVGLVARPLGGMFFGAMGDRIGRRKTLMVTIVGIGAVTGLIGLLPTYAAIGIAAPVLLVLLRVFQGLFVGGEWSGAMTIVVENAPLERRARYAAMPQIGSPIGTILSSGGFFLMTLFFSQESFNSFGWRIPFLAAIPMLLIALYIRSRLEESPVFTELMEHDQVEKAPIRTTLRESWKHIIIGMAAALLGVGGFYLVTAFVVYYGVAILGYSPRLMLLGGMIAAIVEIPILILGGRLGERFGCSRVILVGGIASAIAAVPSFMLVASGNPVLVVIGMVLAVATLSFPYAASGTVLTGLFPARTRYTGVGFAQNTAGMLSGFVPLLATGMVAAAGNHWWPAAAMLVFLSLFTAVAGAVAPRMSVDLPGFKH
- a CDS encoding thiamine pyrophosphate-dependent enzyme; this encodes MSQSAGHLIVRQLEAHGVRRVYSVPGESFLDVLDGLHDSPVSTVVCRQEGGAGFMALAEGRKTGIPGIAMVTRGPGAANAMIAVHTAWQDATPLVLFVGLIPVADRGRDSFQEFSLEGWFSTTAKRVVVLDDEHRAAETVAEAMQLAVSGRPGPVVIGLPEDVLVRLTDADVVPPRALATAVPPRAAMEELTGRLAAADRPLIVAGGDGWGDDGTKLAGWAADAQVPVAADWRAYDVVPHGSPAWAGWLGYGRADTLAARLDEADLLVFVGCGRTDVLSDGYTKGFKAPTVLVLPDPDAATHSGRIDLHLAVPPSSFVAALPAAAEARGSRGSSWMEALAEDQRRYATPRPDNSPGVDLGVAFGVLEDRLPADKVVTYGAGNATLWGHRYLTHHGFGSLIGPRNGAMGLAVPAAVAASLIEPERQVVAVCGDGDFLMNAQELAVAAAHGAAPLVIVVDNGIYGTIVLHQRNHYPDRPSGTSMFNPDFADWIRSFGGHGERVETTAEFGPALDRALASGRLALLHLVTDPETMPPGTANGPEELAEVAVEEGAR